The following coding sequences lie in one Microtus ochrogaster isolate Prairie Vole_2 chromosome 6, MicOch1.0, whole genome shotgun sequence genomic window:
- the B4galt3 gene encoding beta-1,4-galactosyltransferase 3, giving the protein MLRRLLERPCTLALLVGSQLAVMMYLSLGGFRSLSALFGRDQGPTFDYSHPRDVYSNLSHLPGAPVAAGAPPAQALPYCPERSPFLVGPVSVSFSPVPSLAEIVERNPRVEPGGRYRPAECEPRSRTAIIVPHRAREHHLRLLLYHLHPFLQRQQLAYGIYVIHQAGNGTFNRAKLLNVGVREALRDEEWDCLFLHDVDLLPENDHNLYVCDPRGPRHVAVAMNKFGYSLPYPQYFGGVSALTPDQYLKMNGFPNEYWGWGGEDDDIATRVRLAGMKISRPPTSVGHYKMVKHRGDKGNEENPHRFDLLVRTQNSWTQDGMNSLTYQLLARELGPLYTNITADIGTDPRGPRSSGPRYPPGSSQAFRQEMLQRRPPVRPGPLPTANHTAPHGSH; this is encoded by the exons ATGTTGCGGAGGCTACTGGAGAGGCCATGCACACTGGCCCTGCTTGTGGGCTCCCAGCTGGCGGTTATGATGTATCTGTCACTTGGTGGCTTCCGAAGCCTTAGTGCCCTATTTGGTCGAGATCAGGGCCCAACGTTTGATTATTCTCATCCCCGCGATGTCTATAGTAACCTCAGTCACCTGCCTGGAGCCCCTGTCGCGGCGGGGGCTCCTCCAGCTCAAGCTCTGCCTTACTGTCCAGAAAGATCTCCTTTCTTAG TGGGTCCTGTGTCAGTATCCTTCAGCCCAGTGCCATCACTAGCAGAGATTGTGGAGCGGAACCCCCGGGTGGAACCAGGAGGCCGGTACCGTCCTGCAGAATGTGAGCCACGCTCCCGAACGGCCATAATTGTGCCCCATCGTGCCAGGGAGCACCATCTGCGTCTGCTGCTCTACCACCTGCACCCCTTCCTACAGCGCCAACAGCTTGCCTATGGCATCTATGTCATCCACCAG GCTGGAAATGGAACGTTTAACAGGGCAAAACTACTGAATGTTGGGGTGCGGGAAGCCCTGCGCGATGAGGAATGGGACTGCTTGTTCTTACATGACGTGGACCTCCTTCCAGAAAATGATCATAACCTGTATGTGTGCGACCCCCGTGGACCCCGCCATGTTGCTGTTGCCATGAACAAGTTTGGATACAG CCTCCCGTACCCCCAGTACTTTGGTGGGGTTTCGGCGCTCACTCCTGACCAGTACCTGAAGATGAACGGCTTCCCCAATGAATATTGGGGCTGGGGTGGTGAGGATGATGACATTGCTACCAG GGTACGTCTGGCTGGGATGAAGATCTCTCGACCACCCACCTCTGTGGGACACTATAAGATGGTGAAGCACAGAGGGGACAAAGGCAACGAGGAAAATCCCCACAG ATTTGACCTCCTGGTCCGCACCCAGAATTCTTGGACACAAGATGGAATGAACTCTCTGACATACCAGTTGCTGGCTAGAGAGCTGGGTCCTCTCTATACCAACATCACTGCAGACATTGGGACTGACCCTCGGGGTCCTCGGTCCTCTGGTCCCCGATACCCACCGGGCTCCTCCCAGGCCTTCCGACAAGAGATGCTGCAACGCCGGCCCCCAGTTAGGCCTGGCCCTTTGCCTACTGCCAACCACACGGCTCCCCACGGTTCACACTGA